Proteins encoded in a region of the Mucispirillum schaedleri ASF457 genome:
- a CDS encoding ArsR/SmtB family transcription factor produces MRDESKIIDAEAVHTARQSLPSEYSFAALELFYKVFADTTRIKILFALKEVELCVYDICAALSLKQSTVSQQLRFLRQTCIVKSRQEGKNVYYSLDDNHITSILLMGLEHINEKR; encoded by the coding sequence ATGAGAGATGAAAGCAAAATTATTGATGCAGAAGCAGTGCATACAGCAAGGCAGAGCCTGCCTTCTGAATATTCTTTTGCAGCACTGGAACTTTTTTATAAAGTATTTGCAGATACAACAAGGATAAAAATATTGTTTGCCTTAAAAGAAGTAGAGCTTTGTGTATATGATATATGTGCTGCATTATCATTAAAACAGTCTACTGTTTCACAGCAGCTTAGGTTTTTAAGGCAGACATGTATTGTAAAATCACGGCAGGAAGGTAAAAATGTATATTACAGCCTTGATGATAACCATATTACAAGTATTCTTTTAATGGGATTAGAGCATATAAATGAAAAGAGGTAA
- a CDS encoding heavy metal translocating P-type ATPase, which yields MKKYTLENLDCPMCAAKIEEGVKNLACVKDAAVVFATKTLMIDTDNIYQVQQAIDKIEKGVVIHEKKQEESFNVKNELMLLGVLLAAFGAGFYMLHTFQTPPMSYVSYAVLVIVYLVAGKDVILLSIKNLRHGKIFDENFLMTFATLAAWAIGSHEEAVGVMLFYRAGEFFQDLAVHKSRRSIHSLLEIRPDYAVVLRGGKECRVNPETINIGETIIVKAGEKIALDGKIIKGKTSLDTRALTGESVPRSAKIGDKVLSGMISLTGIIEVQVEKIFAESSASKILDMVENAAANKAKTENFITKFASYYTPVVFFTAFIIAVVPPLLDMGSFSQWLYRALVALVVSCPCALIISVPLGYFGGIGGASKKGILIKGANYLEALSNIQAVAFDKTGTLTKGIFTVTEVKSFGKYSEDEIVKYAAVAESKSSHPIARSIVDYAGNINYSINEYEEISGRGVKVSIEDKEIMVGNDSLLHFTNTIHDESVCNILGSVAHVVIDKEYAGYIIISDELKDDTIEAVNKLYETGIKNITVLTGDNKYATETTLKDTGIKEYYYDLLPSDKAVKFKEFADKYKGSGYSLYVGDGINDAPVLAMADVGVSMGAAGSDAAIETADVVIMNDSLVKLADAVKVAKKTKRIIWQNIVFALGIKALFIILGLFDIASMWMAVFGDVGVALLALLNSMRVLR from the coding sequence ATGAAAAAGTATACACTTGAAAATTTAGACTGTCCAATGTGTGCTGCAAAAATAGAAGAAGGTGTAAAAAATCTTGCCTGCGTAAAAGATGCAGCAGTAGTTTTTGCCACAAAAACATTAATGATAGATACTGATAATATATATCAGGTGCAGCAGGCTATTGATAAAATAGAAAAAGGTGTTGTTATACATGAAAAAAAGCAGGAAGAAAGTTTTAATGTAAAAAATGAGCTGATGCTTTTAGGTGTTCTGCTTGCTGCTTTTGGAGCAGGGTTTTATATGCTGCATACTTTTCAAACACCACCCATGTCTTATGTAAGTTATGCAGTATTAGTAATAGTTTATTTAGTTGCAGGTAAAGATGTAATTTTACTATCTATAAAAAATCTTCGTCATGGTAAAATATTTGACGAAAATTTTCTTATGACATTTGCAACACTTGCAGCATGGGCAATAGGCAGCCATGAAGAAGCTGTTGGAGTTATGCTTTTTTACAGAGCTGGTGAGTTTTTTCAAGATTTGGCAGTTCATAAAAGCCGCCGTTCTATTCATTCACTTTTAGAAATACGCCCAGATTATGCTGTTGTTCTGCGTGGTGGCAAAGAATGCAGAGTTAACCCTGAAACTATAAATATTGGCGAAACTATAATTGTAAAAGCTGGAGAAAAAATAGCACTTGACGGCAAAATTATTAAAGGAAAAACATCTCTTGATACAAGAGCATTAACAGGCGAATCTGTTCCAAGAAGTGCTAAAATTGGCGATAAAGTTTTATCTGGTATGATAAGTTTAACAGGTATTATTGAAGTGCAGGTGGAAAAAATATTTGCAGAAAGTTCAGCATCAAAAATTTTAGATATGGTGGAAAATGCTGCTGCAAATAAAGCAAAAACTGAAAATTTTATTACAAAATTTGCATCATATTATACACCAGTTGTGTTTTTTACAGCTTTTATAATAGCTGTTGTGCCGCCGCTTTTAGATATGGGCTCATTTAGTCAGTGGCTTTATCGTGCATTAGTTGCATTAGTTGTGTCATGCCCTTGTGCATTAATAATCAGTGTTCCGTTAGGTTATTTTGGCGGCATTGGTGGAGCATCTAAAAAAGGCATATTGATAAAAGGTGCAAATTATCTTGAAGCATTATCAAATATTCAAGCTGTTGCATTTGATAAAACAGGCACTCTTACAAAAGGTATTTTTACAGTTACAGAAGTAAAATCTTTTGGTAAATATTCTGAAGATGAAATAGTTAAATATGCTGCTGTTGCAGAAAGTAAATCAAGCCACCCGATTGCACGCTCTATTGTAGATTATGCAGGAAATATTAATTATTCCATTAATGAATATGAAGAAATAAGCGGCAGGGGAGTAAAAGTATCTATAGAAGATAAAGAAATAATGGTAGGAAACGACAGCCTGCTGCACTTTACAAATACTATTCATGATGAAAGTGTATGTAATATTTTAGGCAGTGTTGCCCATGTGGTAATAGATAAAGAATATGCAGGCTATATTATAATAAGCGATGAACTAAAAGATGATACTATTGAAGCTGTTAATAAACTGTATGAAACAGGCATTAAAAACATTACTGTTTTAACAGGAGATAATAAATATGCAACAGAAACCACATTAAAAGATACTGGTATTAAAGAATATTATTATGATTTACTGCCTAGTGACAAGGCAGTAAAATTTAAAGAGTTTGCAGATAAATATAAAGGAAGCGGTTATTCATTATATGTGGGAGACGGTATAAATGATGCACCAGTTCTTGCTATGGCAGATGTTGGTGTTTCTATGGGAGCAGCAGGAAGTGACGCAGCTATTGAAACAGCTGATGTTGTTATAATGAATGATTCTTTAGTTAAACTTGCAGATGCAGTAAAAGTTGCTAAAAAAACAAAAAGAATTATATGGCAGAATATTGTTTTTGCCCTTGGTATTAAGGCATTGTTTATAATTTTAGGCTTATTTGATATTGCTTCAATGTGGATGGCAGTATTTGGCGATGTAGGTGTTGCTTTACTTGCATTATTAAACTCTATGAGGGTATTACGATAA
- a CDS encoding efflux RND transporter permease subunit — protein MIKYALENPVKVLVAVFFVVLFGVQAALNMPYRLIPNIEYPQITIRTTWTGASPYDMEKEIIDRQERVLKSIPGLIEFESAAMEGRCNVKLTFDLSVNVDDAILLVSNKLDEVKGYPDDMDKPTIRSADSDSFASVELMLTTRDGNTRSVDEYLSYFEEVIKPYIERVQGVADMWYWGGRAKQVQIIVDPYKMGAYNISLSQIINAVKKENIDVSAGTRAYGAKNYRFRTIGEGKTPDDIANIVIVSSDNSRLKLGDVAHVDYGYEKKDAFVRYNNKNAMNIGIIAQAGYNILDLTNDLEKVINDLNNTILKDNGIEFIWVSDQRGYILNAVSLVKSNIIAGGLLAVIVLLIFLRSIRSTLVIATTIPICIIGTFFIMNALGRSLNVISLAGIAFSVGMLIDNSIVVLENIDRHMKMGKKAVLAAYDAVREVWGAILASTLTTIAVFLPIVFIKEEAGQLFGDIAIAVSSSVGLSLITSVFVIPVATKVIYEKTDKFKFNSHSKFHNKIQHFNETVGNIGSKIVNFTVSVSDKINAKVSTRIIFVTCLTAVSLISAYILMPKMDYLPLGNKNMIETKLTVPPGISLAERRKIGNFFYKELEPYMQQDLDGYPRINTFGFAGGANVRAILTSTDEQRAGDYKPLLQNIVNQIPGIRGSTSQSPLFKVGGGQGNEFKMNVSGNMSYDQLISIVQLIQVRIYQEMADVQMQISPSANPVYPEVQLNPDREAIMASGLTTEEVGVAVDVYLDGRKIGEFKDPEIGTIDISLRGPYEEKETGNMETNPVEVSEFVVNSSTGLAVPVANLFDVKEVLSVERIRRFNSQRAFEFKIILQKGMVLEELRDNIMNKVIEPMRAEGLLNGIIISTSGASSKLENAKNALSGNFILAVIITYFLMAALLNNFLYPLIILFSIPLAATGGFMGLALTDLFIAEQPLDIITMLGFIMLVGTVVNNPILIVYQSLNYIKLGMNGKAAVRLALKTRIRPISMSTATSLFGMLPLVIAPGAGSELYRGMGSVILGGLALATVFTMFVIPALLSFFLDKVSGNDHLPEGYVDD, from the coding sequence ATGATTAAATATGCATTAGAGAACCCTGTAAAAGTATTAGTAGCAGTCTTTTTTGTAGTGCTTTTTGGTGTGCAGGCTGCTTTGAATATGCCATACCGTCTTATTCCAAATATAGAATATCCGCAGATTACTATTCGCACAACATGGACAGGTGCATCCCCTTATGATATGGAAAAAGAAATTATAGACAGGCAGGAAAGAGTATTAAAAAGTATACCGGGCTTGATAGAGTTTGAAAGTGCTGCTATGGAAGGCAGATGTAATGTAAAACTTACTTTTGATTTATCTGTTAATGTTGATGATGCAATACTTCTTGTATCAAACAAACTTGATGAAGTTAAAGGGTATCCTGATGATATGGATAAACCAACTATCCGCTCAGCAGACAGCGACTCATTTGCGTCTGTTGAATTAATGCTTACAACAAGAGACGGCAATACAAGAAGTGTAGATGAATATTTAAGCTACTTTGAAGAAGTAATCAAACCATATATTGAGCGTGTTCAGGGTGTTGCAGATATGTGGTATTGGGGCGGCAGGGCAAAACAGGTGCAGATTATTGTAGACCCATATAAAATGGGGGCATATAATATCAGCCTTTCTCAAATAATTAATGCAGTTAAGAAAGAAAATATTGATGTTTCAGCAGGAACAAGAGCTTATGGTGCAAAAAATTATCGTTTTAGAACTATTGGAGAAGGTAAAACCCCTGATGATATAGCAAATATTGTAATTGTAAGCAGTGATAATTCAAGGCTTAAACTTGGCGATGTAGCTCATGTTGATTACGGCTATGAGAAAAAGGATGCTTTTGTTAGATATAATAATAAAAATGCTATGAATATCGGTATTATTGCTCAGGCAGGCTATAATATATTAGATTTAACTAACGATTTGGAAAAAGTAATAAATGATTTAAATAATACTATATTAAAAGATAACGGCATAGAATTTATCTGGGTGTCAGACCAGCGTGGATATATTTTAAATGCTGTAAGTCTAGTAAAATCTAATATTATTGCAGGCGGACTTTTAGCAGTTATTGTGCTTTTAATTTTTTTAAGAAGTATCCGTTCAACACTTGTTATTGCCACAACTATTCCAATATGTATTATAGGCACATTTTTTATAATGAATGCATTAGGGCGGTCATTAAATGTAATAAGTCTTGCAGGTATTGCATTTTCTGTTGGTATGCTTATAGATAACTCTATTGTTGTGCTTGAAAATATTGACAGGCACATGAAAATGGGTAAAAAGGCAGTCTTGGCAGCTTATGATGCAGTAAGAGAAGTATGGGGTGCAATTTTAGCATCTACTCTTACAACAATAGCAGTATTTCTTCCTATTGTTTTTATAAAAGAAGAAGCAGGACAGCTTTTTGGGGATATTGCAATAGCTGTCAGCTCATCAGTTGGTTTAAGCCTTATAACATCAGTATTTGTAATACCTGTTGCAACAAAAGTAATATATGAAAAAACTGATAAGTTTAAGTTTAATTCACATTCAAAATTTCATAATAAAATCCAGCATTTTAATGAAACTGTTGGAAATATTGGCTCAAAAATAGTTAATTTTACAGTAAGTGTTTCTGATAAAATAAATGCAAAAGTCAGCACAAGGATAATATTTGTTACCTGCTTAACTGCTGTATCTTTGATAAGTGCTTATATTTTAATGCCTAAAATGGATTATCTTCCACTTGGCAATAAAAATATGATAGAAACAAAACTTACCGTTCCACCGGGTATATCATTAGCAGAAAGAAGAAAGATTGGTAATTTTTTTTATAAAGAATTAGAGCCATATATGCAGCAGGATTTAGACGGCTATCCACGCATTAATACATTTGGATTTGCTGGCGGTGCAAATGTAAGGGCAATATTAACAAGCACAGACGAACAGCGAGCAGGTGACTATAAACCATTACTGCAAAATATTGTAAACCAGATACCCGGTATTCGCGGCTCTACTTCTCAATCACCATTATTTAAAGTTGGCGGCGGACAGGGTAACGAATTTAAAATGAATGTATCTGGCAATATGAGTTATGACCAGTTAATATCTATTGTCCAGCTTATTCAGGTAAGAATATATCAGGAAATGGCAGATGTGCAGATGCAGATAAGCCCGTCAGCAAATCCAGTTTATCCAGAAGTGCAGCTTAATCCAGACAGGGAAGCAATTATGGCTTCAGGGCTTACTACTGAAGAAGTGGGTGTAGCAGTAGATGTTTATTTAGACGGCAGAAAAATAGGTGAATTTAAAGATCCAGAAATAGGCACCATAGATATTTCACTCCGTGGACCTTATGAAGAAAAAGAAACTGGAAATATGGAAACAAACCCTGTAGAAGTCAGCGAGTTTGTAGTAAATTCTTCTACTGGGCTTGCTGTCCCTGTTGCTAATTTGTTTGATGTTAAGGAAGTTTTAAGTGTAGAAAGAATAAGGCGTTTTAATTCTCAAAGAGCTTTTGAATTTAAAATTATACTGCAAAAAGGTATGGTATTAGAAGAACTTCGTGATAATATTATGAATAAAGTAATTGAGCCAATGCGGGCAGAAGGACTGCTGAATGGTATAATTATATCTACAAGTGGAGCTTCATCAAAACTTGAAAATGCTAAAAATGCTTTGTCTGGCAACTTTATATTAGCAGTTATTATTACATATTTTTTAATGGCAGCACTGCTTAATAATTTTTTATACCCATTAATCATATTATTTTCTATCCCACTTGCAGCAACAGGCGGATTTATGGGGCTTGCTTTAACAGACTTGTTTATTGCAGAGCAGCCGCTTGACATTATTACTATGCTTGGCTTTATTATGCTTGTGGGGACAGTAGTAAATAACCCTATTTTAATAGTGTATCAGTCATTAAACTATATAAAACTTGGTATGAATGGCAAAGCAGCAGTTCGCCTTGCTTTAAAAACACGGATACGCCCTATTAGTATGAGCACAGCTACATCACTTTTTGGTATGCTGCCACTTGTTATAGCACCAGGGGCAGGAAGTGAACTTTATCGTGGTATGGGAAGTGTAATATTAGGCGGTCTTGCCCTTGCAACAGTGTTTACCATGTTTGTAATACCTGCACTGCTCTCATTCTTTTTAGATAAAGTATCTGGAAATGACCACCTGCCAGAAGGGTATGTTGATGATTAG
- a CDS encoding response regulator transcription factor: protein MSDKINILIVEDEIKVAETIKSYLEKEGFNASFAILGSAAVNILNEKTFNLIILDLMLPDISGEEICKMVRKTSDVPIIVLTAKSSEDSKVNVLNTGADDYLIKPVSPRELVARVKAVLRRAGLFSENSAVPYNDGLSIDFASRTVKKNDIEITLTPNEYKLLKFLAQNAGRYFSREDLIEGAIGAKYDGYDRAVDSHIKNLRQKIEDNPKSPKYIVTQYGVGYKFAGTKI, encoded by the coding sequence ATGAGTGATAAAATTAATATATTAATCGTCGAAGACGAAATCAAAGTTGCAGAAACAATTAAGTCCTACTTAGAAAAAGAAGGCTTTAATGCTTCTTTTGCTATTTTAGGCTCAGCAGCGGTGAATATTTTAAATGAAAAAACATTTAATTTGATTATCCTTGACTTAATGCTGCCAGATATTTCTGGTGAAGAAATTTGCAAAATGGTTAGAAAAACAAGCGATGTTCCTATTATCGTCCTAACTGCCAAAAGCTCTGAGGATTCAAAAGTTAATGTTTTAAATACTGGTGCTGATGATTATCTTATTAAGCCAGTTTCTCCAAGGGAGCTGGTAGCAAGAGTAAAAGCAGTGCTGCGTCGTGCAGGGCTTTTCAGTGAAAATAGTGCTGTGCCTTACAATGACGGTTTATCCATTGATTTTGCTTCAAGGACTGTTAAGAAAAATGATATAGAAATTACCTTAACGCCTAATGAGTATAAACTGCTTAAATTTCTTGCCCAGAATGCTGGCAGGTATTTTTCAAGAGAAGATTTAATTGAAGGTGCTATTGGTGCTAAATATGACGGATATGACAGAGCAGTTGATTCGCACATTAAAAATCTTCGCCAAAAAATTGAAGATAACCCTAAAAGCCCAAAATATATTGTTACTCAATATGGAGTAGGTTATAAATTTGCTGGAACTAAAATATGA
- a CDS encoding efflux RND transporter periplasmic adaptor subunit: MKKCFLVILIILLFIPFLVSAQKQPSGISSSKERVVLVTVEKVSEGMSFPTMMITGSAYFSESSEVAAESAGKVLKVYVNEGDAVEIGQPLASLDDSLLSYSVSSAEASTKQAKSNLDKALRDFNRNKALYNQHSISQQKYQDSLTDYTNAQSMYISSLSQQKQLETQKDKMVIKSPLKGVVISKNVEVGEWVNSGGVVAGVATLTYEAKVYIPETVLPYIKAGQSVTVKTSRKEYTGKVLSINSKGDPATRLFLTRIDLGQDPDLKEGVFVIALIPSGSKIHSLLVPRDAVVERNSVKGVFKVSEDERVRFIPVKIIGYNGGYAAVSSVTEGSLKKDDQIVLDGNNAVNNGVKIKITSKIG; this comes from the coding sequence ATGAAAAAGTGCTTTTTAGTAATTTTAATTATCCTTCTTTTTATTCCATTTTTAGTATCAGCACAAAAACAACCATCAGGCATATCATCTAGTAAAGAGCGTGTAGTATTAGTAACAGTAGAGAAAGTGTCAGAAGGGATGAGCTTTCCAACAATGATGATAACGGGTTCAGCCTATTTTAGTGAAAGCTCAGAAGTAGCAGCAGAAAGTGCAGGCAAAGTATTAAAAGTATATGTAAATGAAGGCGATGCAGTAGAGATAGGTCAGCCACTTGCAAGTTTAGATGACAGTTTATTAAGTTACAGTGTATCAAGTGCAGAAGCATCTACTAAGCAGGCAAAATCTAATTTAGATAAAGCATTAAGAGATTTTAACCGCAATAAAGCCTTATATAACCAGCATTCCATATCTCAGCAGAAATATCAAGACTCATTAACAGATTACACAAATGCACAAAGTATGTATATATCATCCTTGTCACAGCAGAAGCAGTTAGAGACTCAGAAAGATAAAATGGTAATCAAATCCCCGTTAAAAGGAGTAGTGATTAGTAAGAATGTGGAAGTTGGCGAATGGGTTAATTCTGGCGGAGTAGTAGCAGGAGTAGCTACCTTGACTTATGAAGCAAAAGTCTATATTCCAGAAACAGTGCTTCCCTATATTAAAGCTGGTCAGTCAGTAACAGTTAAGACAAGCCGTAAAGAATATACTGGCAAAGTGTTATCTATCAATTCCAAAGGTGACCCAGCCACCAGATTATTTTTAACAAGGATAGATTTAGGTCAAGACCCAGATTTAAAAGAAGGAGTTTTTGTAATCGCCTTAATCCCATCAGGCAGTAAAATCCATTCCTTATTAGTTCCGCGAGATGCTGTTGTAGAGCGAAACAGTGTTAAGGGAGTATTTAAAGTATCAGAAGATGAGCGAGTAAGATTTATCCCAGTGAAAATAATAGGCTATAACGGTGGCTATGCAGCAGTAAGCTCTGTAACAGAAGGCTCATTAAAGAAAGATGACCAGATAGTATTAGACGGCAATAATGCAGTAAATAATGGTGTAAAAATTAAAATAACTTCTAAAATAGGCTGA
- a CDS encoding DNA methyltransferase, giving the protein MDFQIEFLKKLEDIYLGRIKNLEGNSGYINLIYIKSQYYQDIIKTIKETEQLLSYSLATTNKEQQEYIKHIYEKIYTFFNKYLNDTGTPFYSNVKVYNTNYVQLKDNKDVALFWKTQDLYYIKTEKVFESMTFDMNNVKYVFDTSLIERQIANEKITYYYIIQNKNIKKLNEQQGILCEVCINVVSNKDIIDGYNILNKKDCDNFLKEIKKIYSLYNKDDLYDAIKKFNKQSDIDYFIHKNAKEFLNEQLDIYLFEEIGKDVVTKFTEETINRYHDVRKLAIEIIELIARFENELKSIWEKPKMVKNSNYIITIDMLSVDIIDILISEQPRKQYDEWLNYEFIPKSWKWINLKDEQYKYLPLDTKNISGSLKYKILACFDDIDKHIDGILVKSDNFQALNTIKSKYNEKIDLIYIDPPFNTGSDFGYIDNFQDSTWSTIIDNRLMICKNMLSNYGSFYLHLDYRANYLGRLILNNVFGSDLLINHIVWQYFMGGKGKKEYAKKHDDILLYSKTGNYIFNSIKIKRYLNFIPALEDQSKEAQNGKDNIGYYSIVACPDVWDISSVFNMSAEYIKLASEYKLTQKPERLLERIIGVSSNSDSIVLDCFLGTGTTINVAHKMGRKWIGVEMGEHFYSVIIPRIKQTLYGKISGVSESLKKENNLKIGGFVKYYELETYEDVLASARYVEHNNLNDILIWDEKLSYVITYKDDKILIDFAKLGDRYTNFQDEHYKYSDIAETLSNLFGYDIIKINKNMLLLDTIGEIDMDNIIIDATYLNTFKKLIWWDTY; this is encoded by the coding sequence ATGGATTTTCAAATAGAATTTCTAAAAAAATTAGAAGATATATATTTAGGTAGAATTAAAAATTTAGAGGGAAATAGTGGTTATATAAATCTTATATATATCAAATCCCAATATTATCAAGATATTATTAAGACTATTAAGGAAACAGAACAGTTATTGTCATATTCTTTAGCAACAACTAACAAAGAACAACAAGAGTACATAAAACATATATATGAAAAAATATATACGTTTTTTAATAAATATTTAAATGACACAGGGACTCCCTTTTATAGTAATGTAAAGGTATATAATACTAATTATGTACAATTAAAAGATAATAAGGATGTTGCATTATTTTGGAAAACACAAGATTTATATTATATTAAAACAGAGAAAGTATTTGAATCTATGACTTTTGATATGAATAATGTCAAATATGTTTTTGATACTTCTTTAATTGAACGACAAATTGCTAATGAGAAAATCACTTATTATTATATAATCCAAAATAAAAATATAAAAAAATTAAATGAACAACAAGGAATATTGTGTGAAGTATGTATCAATGTTGTAAGTAATAAAGATATAATTGATGGCTATAATATATTAAATAAAAAAGATTGTGATAATTTTCTGAAAGAAATAAAAAAAATATATAGTCTATATAATAAAGATGATTTATATGATGCAATAAAGAAATTTAATAAACAATCTGATATAGATTATTTTATACATAAAAATGCAAAAGAGTTTTTAAATGAACAATTAGATATATATTTATTTGAAGAAATAGGTAAAGATGTTGTTACTAAGTTTACTGAAGAAACTATAAACAGATATCATGATGTTAGAAAATTAGCAATTGAAATAATTGAGCTAATTGCTCGTTTTGAAAATGAATTAAAAAGCATTTGGGAAAAACCAAAAATGGTGAAAAATTCTAATTATATTATTACTATAGATATGTTATCTGTTGATATTATTGATATACTAATCTCTGAACAACCAAGAAAGCAATATGATGAATGGTTAAATTATGAATTTATTCCAAAAAGTTGGAAATGGATTAACTTAAAAGATGAGCAATATAAATATCTTCCATTAGATACAAAAAATATTAGTGGTTCTTTAAAGTATAAGATTTTAGCATGTTTTGATGATATTGATAAACACATAGATGGTATATTAGTAAAAAGTGATAATTTTCAGGCTTTAAATACTATTAAAAGTAAATATAATGAAAAAATAGATTTAATTTATATTGATCCACCTTTTAATACAGGGAGTGATTTTGGATATATAGATAATTTTCAAGATTCGACTTGGTCTACTATTATTGATAATAGATTAATGATTTGTAAGAATATGTTAAGTAATTATGGCTCATTTTATTTGCACTTGGATTATAGGGCTAATTATTTAGGTAGATTAATACTTAATAATGTTTTTGGTTCTGACTTGCTGATTAATCATATCGTTTGGCAATATTTTATGGGTGGAAAAGGCAAGAAAGAGTATGCAAAAAAACATGATGATATATTGTTATATAGTAAAACAGGTAATTATATATTTAATAGCATTAAGATTAAACGTTATTTAAATTTTATACCTGCACTTGAAGATCAATCTAAAGAAGCTCAAAATGGAAAAGATAATATTGGGTATTATAGTATAGTTGCTTGTCCAGATGTATGGGATATAAGTAGTGTATTTAATATGTCAGCAGAATATATTAAACTTGCATCAGAATATAAATTAACTCAAAAACCAGAAAGATTATTGGAACGAATAATTGGTGTATCATCAAATTCAGATTCAATAGTTTTAGATTGTTTTTTAGGCACAGGAACTACAATAAATGTTGCACATAAAATGGGACGAAAGTGGATAGGTGTAGAGATGGGTGAGCATTTTTATTCTGTAATAATACCACGTATAAAACAAACATTATATGGAAAAATATCTGGTGTAAGTGAATCATTGAAAAAAGAAAATAATCTTAAAATTGGAGGTTTTGTTAAATATTATGAATTAGAAACATATGAGGATGTTTTAGCTAGTGCAAGATATGTAGAACATAATAATTTAAATGACATTTTGATATGGGATGAGAAACTATCATATGTTATTACTTATAAAGATGATAAAATACTAATTGATTTTGCAAAACTTGGTGATAGATATACAAATTTTCAAGATGAACATTATAAATATAGTGATATTGCAGAAACATTATCTAATCTGTTTGGGTATGATATAATAAAAATTAATAAAAATATGTTGCTCCTTGATACAATTGGAGAAATAGATATGGATAATATCATTATAGATGCAACTTATTTAAATACATTTAAAAAATTAATTTGGTGGGATACTTATTAA